From a single Oncorhynchus tshawytscha isolate Ot180627B linkage group LG33, Otsh_v2.0, whole genome shotgun sequence genomic region:
- the LOC112230507 gene encoding transmembrane protein 132C-like produces the protein MTLLCTLGLAAVVLFGVVDSRGILEGLQRYGPMPTYLPVSYQVLNAEAAFFLKEANQDLMRNSSLQARTEPFFIQQARRMPSINASYGPMSVQQTIPLELLQSPGPFNGPSFTSPSSSISSSSPSLFTYNWKVQTFIISERIHPSWPKVQVLFYVVGRDWDDYTTIHRLPCVRMFAFHETQEVRGMCRLKGELGMCVAELEPLASWFNPSTVRHGRQRAPEQAQGTPVELYYMVQSTETGECSSEDLRKGSSMRTEHQGPMGYFSGPTPMQRIGSVRLFQPMSELRLDSNFVVMVPSRPIRQRETVSTFLALSTLSPVQIFTLR, from the coding sequence TGGTAGACAGCAGGGGGATTCTTGAGGGTCTACAGAGGTATGGCCCCATGCCCACCTACTTGCCTGTCAGCTACCAGGTCCTCAACGCCGAGGCTGCCTTCTTTCTGAAGGAGGCCAACCAGGACCTGATGAGGAACTCCAGCCTGCAGGCCAGGACCGAGCCCTTCTTCATCCAGCAGGCCCGCCGGATGCCCTCCATCAACGCCAGCTACGGACCCATGTCTGTCCAGCAAACCATCCCCCTGGAGCTCCTACAGAGCCCCGGACCCTTCAATGGACCCTCTTTCACCTCCCCGTCATCGtccatctcctcttcttctccgtCCCTTTTCACCTACAATTGGAAGGTCCAGACCTTCATCATCAGTGAGAGGATCCACCCCAGTTGGCCCAAAGTGCAGGTGTTATTCTATGTGGTGGGCAGGGACTGGGATGACTACACCACCATCCACAGGCTTCCCTGTGTCCGGATGTTTGCCTTCCACGAGACCCAAGAGGTGCGGGGCATGTGTCGTCTGAAGGGGGAGCTGGGGATGTGTGTGGCTGAGCTGGAGCCCCTGGCTAGCTGGTTTAACCCCTCTACCGTGAGGCACGGCAGGCAGAGAGCTCCGGAGCAGGCCCAGGGCACCCCTGTGGAGCTCTACTACATGGTACAGTCCACAGAGACTGGGGAGTGCAGCTCAGAGGACTTACGAAAGGGAAGTTCCATGCGCACAGAGCACCAGGGGCCCATGGGGTATTTCTCAGGGCCCACACCCATGCAGCGTATAGGGAGCGTGCGTCTGTTCCAGCCCATGTCAGAGCTAAGGCTAGACAGTAACTTTGTGGTGATGGTGCCCTCTAGACCaatcagacagagggagacggtcTCCACCTTCCTGGCTCTCTCCACGCTGTCACCTGTACAGATCTTCACCCTGAGGTGA